In Cucurbita pepo subsp. pepo cultivar mu-cu-16 chromosome LG04, ASM280686v2, whole genome shotgun sequence, the following are encoded in one genomic region:
- the LOC111793198 gene encoding protein SIEVE ELEMENT OCCLUSION B-like, with protein sequence MASHTRSAPNMHKLIKNDRRMLSASDDNAMTKQILATHAPDGRMVDFKPILFTIEDVIRRATPDIGNVLDGNGQHEDMLEDHIGSAEMDGALESLTYVIQKVGAELACKCSGGDAHASTMAILNLLSNYSWDAKVVITMAAFAVNYGQYWLLAQLYTTNMLAKALALLKQLPDVMENSSSLKPQFEALNKLVKAMMDVTKCIVEFTELPSQYISQDTPAMSVAIAHFPTATYWTIKSAVACTSLIESLVSLTHERIMSTTEVWELSSLAHKETNIYEHLRTQLDLCLQHIDGKKHLEAYQNLVRISETHHLDNMKFIRALISARDDIQPLYDGTSKTTVHLEILKRKHVLLLISDLDISHEEVMVLDNLFKESQQRQEIRYEIVWIPIIDQSIEQQGKNKHTFKEVQMMMPWFSVHEPSIIERSVIRFIKEKWNFTKKTILVALDPQGKVSSTNALHMLWIWGNQAFPFTSEREEALWKTESWRLELLIDGIDLSILDWAAEGRYICLFGGEDMEWIKEFTMKTKQVAKEAKVDLQMAYVGKNNAKERVRKITIMIGENKLSHYWPDSTLIWFFWARLESMMYSKLNHGRTVENDQIMQEIMTLLSFDGSDKGWAIFFGRGGEMTRAKGETALGCILAYEEWKTEVEEKGFLTALAEYLQQLRTPHHCNRLILPGLAGNIPENVVCAECGRAMEKYLMYRCCVE encoded by the exons ATGGCATCCCACACTCGCTCAGCTCCCAACATGCATAAACTCATCAAAAATGACAGGAGAATGTTATCCGCCTCTGATGATAATGCTATGACAAAGCAAATTCTTGCAACACATGCTCCCGATGGGCGCATGGTCGATTTCAAGCCGATTCTGTTCACCATTGAGGACGTTATCCGACGTGCCACTCCCGATATCGGGAACGTTCTAGAT GGCAATGGCCAGCATGAGGACATGTTGGAGGACCACATCGGCTCGGCCGAGATGGATGGCGCGCTTGAATCACTGACTTACGTCATACAGAAAGTCGGAGCCGAG CTAGCATGTAAGTGTTCAGGTGGAGATGCACATGCCTCAACTATGGCTATACTGAACTTACTGTCAAATTACTCATGGGATGCAAAAGTGGTGATCACAATGGCTGCCTTTGCTGTGAACTATGGACAGTATTGGCTTTTGGCTCAACTTTACACAACCAATATGCTAGCCAAGGCTCTGGCTCTGCTCAAGCAATTGCCTGATGTAATGGAGAATTCCAGTTCACTGAAACCTCAATTTGAGGCGCTTAACAAACTCGTCAAGGCTATGATGGATGTAACGAAATGCATCGTCGAGTTCACCGAGTTGCCATCTCAATACATTTCGCAGGACACGCCTGCAATGTCAGTTGCCATAGCTCATTTTCCTACAGCTACGTATTGGACCATCAAAAGTGCGGTCGCGTGCACGTCGCTGATTGAAAGCCTCGTCAGCTTGACTCATGA GCGGATTATGTCAACCACCGAAGTATGGGAACTTTCGAGCTTGGCTCACAAGGAAACGAATATATACGAGCATCTCCGGACTCAGCTGGATCTTTGCTTACAACACATAG ATGGTAAGAAACATTTGGAGGCCTATCAGAATCTTGTGAGGATTTCAGAAACTCATCATCTAGACAACATGAAGTTCATCAGGGCCTTGATTTCTGCAAGAGATGACATACAGCCTCTCTATGATGGGACGTCAAAAACCACG GTTCACcttgaaatattgaaaaggaaaCATGTGTTGCTGTTGATCTCGGATCTTGATATCTCCCATGAAGAGGTTATGGTTCTAGACAACTTATTCAAAGAGTCACAACAACGACAGGAAATTCGATATGAGATAGTGTGGATTCCGATCATCGATCAATCGATCGAACAGCAAGGCAAGAATAAACACACGTTTAAGGAGGTGCAAATGATGATGCCATGGTTCAGTGTGCATGAGCCTTCAATAATTGAGCGCTCAGTCATAAGgttcatcaaagaaaaatggaacttCACAAAGAAGACAATCTTAGTAGCCTTAGATCCACAAGGAAAGGTGTCTTCCACCAATGCCCTTCACATGCTTTGGATATGGGGAAATCAAGCCTTCCCTTTCACATCAGAGAGAGAAGAAGCGCTCTGGAAAACAGAGAGCTGGAGACTCGAACTTCTCATAGATGGCATAGATTTATCTATTCTCGACTGG GCGGCAGAAGGAAGATACATTTGTCTATTTGGAGGGGAAGACATGGAATGGATCAAGGAGTTCacaatgaaaacaaaacaagtagcaaaagaagcaaaagtAGACTTACAAATGGCGTATGTGGGGAAGAACAATGCGAAAGAACGCGTCAGGAAAATCACCATCATGATTGGAGAAAACAAGCTCAGCCATTACTGGCCAGATTCCACATTGATCTGGTTCTTCTGGGCAAGATTAGAGAGCATGATGTACTCAAAATTAAACCATGGAAGAACAGTTGAGAATGACCAAATAATGCAAGAGATTATGACCCTTTTGAGCTTCGATGGAAGTGACAAAGGGTGGGCCATTTTCTTCGGAAGAGGAGGGGAAATGACAAGAGCCAAAGGAGAAACTGCTCTTGGTTGCATATTAGCATACGAGGAGTGGAAAACAGAGGTGGAAGAGAAGGGATTTCTGACGGCGTTGGCTGAGTATCTGCAGCAACTTAGAACCCCACATCACTGCAACCGCCTGATTCTGCCGGGACTGGCCGGAAACATACCGGAAAACGTGGTGTGTGCAGAGTGTGGAAGGGCCATGGAGAAGTACCTGATGTACCGATGCTGCGTGGAATGA
- the LOC111793199 gene encoding LOW QUALITY PROTEIN: leucine-rich repeat receptor-like serine/threonine/tyrosine-protein kinase SOBIR1 (The sequence of the model RefSeq protein was modified relative to this genomic sequence to represent the inferred CDS: deleted 1 base in 1 codon; substituted 1 base at 1 genomic stop codon): MEITPINLGDSVVFVERVNNLTGDPGFHLIQPPVNKKNTSIPATLFTRRRRMAFPSSKLLPFFAFLPLLLQVYARPRLDPSDLRAFNAIKNDLGIDAQLSSSPCDLAGVFCERRLSNNGIYVLRITRLIFKSQGLTGSLSPAIGRLTELEQLTVSDNHLVGHVPAQIDDCRKLEILHLQSNQFSGKVPSGFSSLIRLRDMDLSSNKFSGSLDFLKHFPNLESLSIADNYFTGKIPASIRSFRNLRVFNFSGNRLLESSAPVVKGVELYSATSVLKRYKLAENSTTKGKPSAAATAPTSSAQASSPAASSHKHRKNKAGKVLGWLLGLLAGAIAGTLSGFIFSLLFKIIIAVIKGGTKNSGHSIYAPKLIKREDLAFLEKDDVLASLEMIGKGGCGEVYKAELPEKSGRMFAIKKIAQPPKDAAELADEESKFMNKKMHQIKSEIRTVGEIRHRNLLPLVAHVLRPDCHYLVYELMKNGSLQDMLNQVSAGAKELDWLTRHKIAVGVASGLEYLHMNHTPRIIHRDLKPANVLLDDNMEARIADFGLAKVMPDAQTHMTASNVAGTVGYIAPEYHQTLKFTDKCDIYAFGVLLGVLVIGKLPSDEFFRDTDEMSLVKWMRNVMTSDNPRRAIDPKLLGNGWEEQMLLALKIACFCTMDNPKERPNSKDVXCMLLQIKHDVPETPSSRNI; the protein is encoded by the exons ATGGAAATCACACCAATCAACCTCGGGGATTCTGTCGTCTTTGTGGAAAGGGTGAACAATTTAACTGGCGATCCTGGATTCCATTTAATACAGCCGCCTGTAAACAAGAAGAACACGTCTATCCCTGCAACTCTATTCACACGCCGCAGGAGAATGGCATTCCCTTCCTCCAAACTCCTTCCCTTCTTCGCCTTTCTCCCTCTCCTCCTCCAAGTCTATGCCCGACCGAGGCTTGATCCTTCAGATCTTAGAGCCTTTAATGCCATCAAGAATGAC TTGGGCATTGACGCTCAACTCTCCTCCTCCCCATGCGACCTCGCCGGTGTCTTCTGCGAGCGCCGGCTTTCCAACAATGGCATTTATGTTTTGAGGATCACCAGGCTCATTTTCAAGTCCCAAGGTCTTACCGGTTCTCTTTCTCCGGCTATTGGGCGACTGACGGAGTTGGAACAGCTTACGGTTTCTGACAACCACCTCGTTGGCCACGTACCTGCACAGATTGATGACTGCCGGAAACTGGAAATTCTCCATCTGCAAAGCAACCAGTTTTCTGGCAAAGTTCCATCTGGGTTCTCCTCGTTGATTCGCCTTCGAGACATGGATCTTTCGTCCAATAAATTCTCGGGGAGTTTGGATTTCTTGAAGCATTTCCCCAACTTGGAAAGTCTTTCTATTGCCGATAATTACTTCACAGGGAAGATCCCAGCTTCAATTCGGTCTTTTCGCAATCTTCGAGTCTTCAACTTCTCTGGAAATCGCCTTCTCGAAAGCTCAGCCCCTGTCGTGAAAGGCGTTGAGCTCTACTCAGCAACCAGTGTCCTCAAGCGTTATAAGTTAGCTGAGAATTCCACTACGAAAGGTAAGCCCAGTGCCGCGGCCACAGCGCCAACTTCGAGTGCTCAAGCTTCATCTCCCGCAGCATCCTCTCATAAGCATCGGAAAAATAAAGCAGGAAAGGTATTAGGTTGGCTACTTGGATTGCTCGCAGGAGCAATTGCTGGAACTTTGTCAGGGTTTATCTTTTCTCTACTGTTTAAAATCATCATAGCAGTTATAAAAGGTGGAACCAAGAATTCGGGCCACTCAATCTATGCTCCTAAGCTAATAAAACGAGAGGATTTGGCTTTTCTAGAGAAAGACGATGTGCTTGCATCACTCGAGATGATTGGTAAAGGTGGATGTGGAGAAGTTTACAAGGCCGAATTACCAGAAAAAAGCGGGAGAATGTTTGCGATAAAGAAGATAGCTCAACCCCCGAAGGATGCGGCCGAGTTAGCTGACGAGGAAAGCAAGTTTATGAACAAGAAAATGCATCAGATCAAGTCAGAGATTAGAACTGTGGGTGAAATCCGGCATCGgaatcttcttcctcttgtAGCCCATGTTCTCCGTCCCGACTGCCACTACCTTGTGTATGAATTGATGAAGAATGGCAGCTTGCAAGACATGTTGAATCAGGTTTCGGCAGGAGCGAAAGAACTAGATTGGCTTACTCGGCACAAGATTGCTGTCGGAGTGGCATCTGGGCTGGAGTATCTTCACATGAACCATACCCCACGTATTATTCACAGGGATCTGAAGCCTGCAAATGTTTTGCTCGACGACAACATGGAAGCTCGAATTGCTGATTTTGGGCTGGCAAAAGTAATGCCAGATGCTCAAACTCACATGACGGCTTCCAATGTTGCAGGTACCGTAGGATACATCGCACCAGAGTATCATCAGACCTTAAAGTTCACTGATAAGTGCGATATATACGCCTTTGGGGTTCTGCTAGGGGTCTTGGTGATTGGGAAACTTCCATCTGATGAGTTTTTCCGGGACACGGATGAGATGAGTTTGGTCAAGTGGATGAGGAATGTTATGACTTCGGATAATCCTAGGAGAGCCATTGATCCGAAGCTCCTGGGAAATGGCTGGGAGGAGCAAATGCTCTTGGCTCTCAAAATTGCTTGTTTTTGCACCATGGATAATCCAAAAGAGAGGCCTAACAGTAAGGATGTCTGATGCATGCTATTACAGATCAAGCATGATGTACCTGAAACTCCCTCTTCTCGGAacatctaa
- the LOC111793236 gene encoding protein ABHD17B-like: MGGVTSSMAAKFAFFPPNPPSYKLLKDQPTGLLLLDPFPHRENVDVWKLPTRKGTEIVAVYIRYPMATSTLLYSHGNAADVGQMYELFIELSIHLRVNLLGYDYSGYGQSTGKPSEHNTYADIEAAYKCLEEKYGAKQEEIILYGQSVGSGPTLDLAARLPRLRAVVLHSPILSGLRVMYPVKRTYWFDIYKNIDKIPYVKCPVLVIHGTSDDVVDFSHGKHLWELCQEKYEPLWLKGGNHCDLELFPEYIRHLKKFVSTVERSPSRRNGSRKSTDRIEQSRRSTDCFEAPRRSSDRREKPRKSVDRLDKSRPQGYKFDNIEKLEKLKISIDQVERSRRSVEYYEKPRRSIDQQFERGRKSVDWLDRMRAG; encoded by the exons ATGGGTGGGGTTACTTCTTCCATGGCTGCCAAATTCGCCTTCTTCCCTCCCAACCCACCCTCTTACAAGCTCCTCAAAGACCAACCCACTGGCCTCCTTCTCTTGGACCCTTTTCCCCACCGCGAAAATGTCGATGTCTGGAAGCTTCCCACTCGCAAAGGCACTGAGATCGTCGCTGTTTACATCCGCTACCCTATGGCTACTTCTACGCTTCTTTATTCCCATGGAAACGCCGCCGATGTTGGTCAGATGTACGAGCTTTTCATCGAGCTTAGCATCCATTTGCGCGTTAATCTTCTCGG GTACGATTATTCGGGATACGGGCAGTCCACGGGAAAG CCAAGCGAACACAATACTTATGCAGATATTGAAGCTGCATATAAGTGTCTTGAGGAGAAATATGGTGCTAAGCAAGAGGAAATAATCCTTTATGGTCAATCCGTGGGAAGTGGCCCGACTTTAGACCTTGCTGCACGTTTGCCCCGACTACGAGCAGTCGTTCTGCATAGTCCTATACTATCGGGATTAAGAGTCATGTATCCAGTGAAGCGCACGTACTGGTTTGACATCTATAAG AACATTGATAAAATACCATATGTTAAATGCCCTGTGCTGGTAATTCAT gGAACATCCGACGACGTCGTTGATTTCTCTCACGGTAAACATCTCTGGGAGCTATGTCAAGAGAAATACGAACCCTTATGGCTCAAAGGGGGAAACCATTGTGATCTTGAACTCTTCCCTGAATACATCAGGCACCTCAAGAAATTCGTATCCACCGTTGAGAGGTCGCCCTCACGAAGGAACGGTTCAAGGAAAAGCACAGACCGAATCGAGCAATCAAGAAGGAGCACGGATTGTTTCGAGGCCCCGAGAAGGAGCTCAGACAGGCGAGAGAAACCAAGGAAAAGCGTCGATAGGCTAGACAAATCAAGACCTCAAGGATACAAGTTTGACAACATTGAGAAGCTAGAGAAGCTAAAGATCTCAATTGACCAAGTAGAGAGATCAAGGAGAAGTGTGGAATACTACGAGAAACCGAGGAGAAGCATCGACCAACAGTTCGAAAGAGGTCGAAAGAGTGTGGATTGGTTGGATAGAATGCGCGCCGGGTAG
- the LOC111793234 gene encoding autophagy-related protein 16: MIMSPNEIANNAIRHALRALRQRHLVEEGAHAPAFLALSRPIISQSSEWKEKAEKLELELQQCYKAQSRLSEQLVVEVAEGRASKSSIEEKDATIDNLQQELTRARDECSQLKADLEMKIKAMELAISESQELKAQLEAMTIKAKNTEAENNMLIDRWMLQKMKDAERLNEANALYEDMIDRLKASGLEKLAQQQVDGVVRQSEEGAEYFVESTVPSVCKHSIRAHEGGCGTILFENNSGKLISGGQDRTVKVWDTNTGSLSSTLHGCLGSVLDLAVTHDNRSVIAASSSNNLYAWDVGSGRVRHTLTGHSDKVCAVDVSKISSRHVVSAAYDRTIKIWDLQKGYCTKTLIFPSNCNAVRFSMDGQTICSGHMDGNLRLWDIQTGKLLSEVAGHSLAVTSLSLSRNGNTILTSGRDNLHNLFDIRSLEVCGTLRASGNRVASNWSRSCISPDDNHVAAGSADGSVHVWSISKHDIVSTLKEHTASVLCCSWSGLGKPLASADRNGIIFTWN; the protein is encoded by the exons ATGATCATGTCCCCAAACGAGATAGCAAACAATGCGATCAGGCACGCTCTCAGGGCGCTGCGCCAACGCCATCTAGTTGAAGAAGGTGCGCATGCTCCCGCTTTTCTCGCTCTCTCTCGGCCCATCATATCGCAG AGTTCGGAATGGAAAGAGAAAGCAGAGAAGCTGGAGTTGGAGCTTCAGCAATGTTACAAGGCTCAATCGCGATTGTCTGAGCAACTTGTGGTGGAAGTGGCTGAGGGTCGAGCTTCTAAATCTTCGATTGAGGAGAAAGATGCGACGATTGATAATCTGCAGCAGGAGTTAACTCGAGCCAG GGATGAATGCTCCCAGCTAAAGGCAGACTTAGAGATGAAAATTAAAGCCATGGAACTGGCTATATCTGAGAGCCAAGAACTTAAAGCACAGCTTGAAGCAATGACGATCAAAGCTAAGAATACAGAGGCTGAAAATAATATGTTGATTGACCGGTGGATGCTGCAAAAGATGAAGGATGCAGAACGCCTCAATGAG gCAAATGCACTCTATGAAGATATGATTGACCGACTCAAGGCTAGTGGGTTAGAGAAACTTGCTCAGCAACAGGTCGATGGTGTGGTCCGTCAGAGCGAAGAGGGTGCTGAATACTTCGTAGAATCCACCGTACCCTCTGTATGCAAGCATAGTATCCGTGCGCATGAAGGGGGCTGTGGtactattttgtttgaaaacaATTCAGGAAAGTTGATCAGTGGGGGGCAGGACCGAACCGTCAAAGTGTGGGATACAAATACTGGATCATTAAGTTCCACTTTACATGGGTGCCTTGGTTCTGTTCTTGATCTTGCAGTTACCCATGATAATAGATCTGTCATTGCAGCAAGCAGTTCAAACAACTTATATGCATGGGACGTTGGTTCTGGAAGGGTGCGCCATACGCTTACCGGTCACTCCGACAAAGTATGTGCTGTAGATGTAAGCAAAATCTCGAGCCGACATGTTGTGAGTGCTGCTTATGATCGCACCATCAAAATCTGGGATTTACAGAAGGGTTACTGCACTAAGACCCTCATTTTCCCCAGCAATTGCAATGCAGTTCGGTTCAGCATGGATGGACAGACCATTTGTTCTGGGCATATGGATGGAAATCTTCGGTTGTGGGATATCCAAACAGGAAAATTGCTCAGCGAAGTTGCTGGACACTCCCTTGCTGTTACATCTCTTTCTTTGTCACGTAATGGCAATACGATATTGACTAGCGGGAGAGATAACTTGCATAATTTATTCGATATTCGGTCTTTGGAAGTCTGCGGGACATTACGGGCATCTGGGAATAGAGTAGCTTCCAATTGGAGCCGTTCTTGCATCAGCCCAGATGACAACCATGTTGCTGCTGGTTCCGCTGATGGATCTGTCCATGTCTGGTCAATATCAAAGCATGATATTGTGAGCACTCTGAAAGAGCACACTGCCTCTGTTCTGTGTTGTTCATGGAGTGGGCTTGGGAAACCCCTTGCGTCTGCGGACAGAAATGGAATTATATTTACATGGAACTGA
- the LOC111792677 gene encoding DELLA protein RGL1-like: MLPICYLNSLHLYHTIRPSGRNKNKRKKGNLVNSAQQCSITIALTLCFTISFHFHHETTHTPSMASDADGGTFLSTDFRNEAEEVVDQTATAHELCLPHRRHCLSLMDDTAASRWVISFSDEFRHHKKFKLEPDSIAIHDGGGSSTHGSTSLSLSRSSSSDSLSTGFRAHIWTYNQRYVAAEAVEEAAAAIINAEESAAEEDASADGMRLLHLLVACAEAVACRDRSHASILLSELRANALVLGSSFQRVASCFVQGLADRLALVQPLGYVGFGLPMMSRADHSSERKKKDEALNLVYEIYPHIQFGHFVANSSILEVFEGENSVHVLDLGMAFGLPYGHQWRSLIESLAECPNRQLLRVTGIGLSVNRYRLMGEKLKSHAEEFGVQVEVLAVEGNLENLRPQDIKLHDGEALVITSIFQMHGVVKESRGALTSVLRMIYDLSPKALVLVEQDSNHNGPFFLGRFMEALHYYSAIFDSLDAMLPKYDTRRAKIEQFYFAEEIKNIVSCEGMARVERHERVDQWRRRMSRAGFQAAPIKVMAQAKQWIGKFKASESYTVVEEKGCLVLGWKSKPIVAASCWKC; the protein is encoded by the coding sequence ATGCTCCCAATTTGTTATCTTAATTCTCTCCATCTCTATCACACAATTCGGCCCTCTggtagaaacaaaaacaaaagaaagaaagggaacCTAGTAAATTCCGCTCAACAATGCTCTATAACAATCGCCCTCACCCTGTGTTTTACAATTTCCTTTCACTTCCATCACGAAACGACACACACTCCCTCCATGGCTTCTGACGCTGACGGCGGCACCTTCCTTTCCACGGACTTCAGAAACGAAGCGGAGGAAGTGGTGGATCAAACCGCCACCGCCCATGAACTCTGCCTCCCCCACCGCCGCCATTGCCTTTCCTTGATGGATGACACTGCTGCAAGCAGATGGGTCATTTCCTTCTCTGACGAATTCAGGCAtcacaaaaaattcaaacttgaaCCTGACTCGATCGCAATTCACGATGGTGGTGGAAGCAGTACCCACGGTAGCACTAGCCTCAGCCTCAGCCGCAGCAGCAGCTCTGATAGCTTGAGCACTGGCTTCCGTGCCCACATCTGGACTTACAATCAGCGTTATGTGGCGGCGGAGGCCGTGGAGGAAGCCGCCGCCGCCATCATTAATGCAGAGGAGAGCGCGGCCGAGGAGGATGCTAGTGCTGATGGGATGAGGCTTTTACATCTTCTTGTTGCCTGTGCTGAGGCTGTGGCTTGCCGAGATAGGTCTCATGCTTCGATTCTTCTATCAGAGCTTCGAGCCAATGCTTTGGTTCTCGGCTCTTCCTTCCAGCGAGTGGCTTCTTGTTTTGTCCAAGGCCTCGCCGACCGCCTCGCCTTGGTTCAGCCACTTGGGTATGTTGGGTTTGGGCTGCCCATGATGAGCAGAGCAGACCATTCCTctgagaggaagaagaaggacgAGGCCTTAAATCTGGTCTATGAGATATACCCACATATCCAGTTTGGGCATTTTGTGGCCAATTCTTCAATATTGGAAGTCTTTGAGGGAGAGAATTCTGTGCATGTGCTGGATTTGGGGATGGCGTTTGGTTTGCCATATGGGCATCAATGGCGCAGCCTCATCGAGAGCCTCGCCGAGTGTCCGAATCGGCAGCTGCTTCGTGTCACAGGCATTGGCCTCTCTGTAAACAGATACAGATTGATGGGGGAGAAGCTGAAGTCTCACGCAGAAGAGTTTGGGGTTCAAGTGGAGGTCTTAGCAGTAGAGGGAAACTTAGAAAATCTCCGCCCCCAAGACATAAAGCTTCACGATGGTGAAGCTCTGGTAATCACCAGCATTTTTCAGATGCATGGTGTGGTTAAAGAAAGTAGAGGAGCTCTAACCTCAGTTCTTCGCATGATCTATGACCTTTCCCCCAAGGCTCTGGTTCTAGTGGAGCAAGATTCAAATCACAATGGACCCTTTTTTCTTGGGAGATTCATGGAAGCTCTGCACTACTATTCTGCTATATTTGATTCATTGGACGCCATGTTGCCCAAATACGACACAAGAAGAGCTAAGATTGAGCAATTCTATTTTGCAGAGGAGATAAAGAACATAGTGAGCTGCGAGGGAATGGCAAGGGTTGAGAGACATGAGAGAGTTGATCAATGGCGGAGGAGGATGAGCAGGGCAGGGTTTCAAGCTGCACCCATTAAAGTAATGGCACAGGCCAAGCAGTGGATCGGGAAGTTTAAGGCTAGCGAAAGCTACACAGTCGTGGAAGAAAAGGGGTGTTTGGTTCTTGGTTGGAAGTCTAAGCCCATTGTTGCAGCCTCCTGCTGGAAAtgctaa
- the LOC111792678 gene encoding vinorine synthase-like, whose product MENTSVEIVSNDVIKPSSPTPPSLTYRELSLIDQMAAPSLTPAIFFYRPSNPQNLAHRSLKLRQIRASLARTLTSFKHLAGTMAERFYVHCNDVGVQFLEAKVDCQISDLLDNPEIGVLRRLMPSAESRNGSEFLLVVQFSSFICGGVAVAVCLSHKLADGASLAAFVKAWAAYARGGNESVLEHNFDAVKLFPPRKIPGFKREIQPSKEKISSKRLVFTKSHIAALKELATGAGGGSVANPPSRVVAVSAFIWLRLMALARRSPVKAKLFGALYPVNLRARRDPPLPENSFGNVSWFTVATTPVATNEDLPLLAAKVRTAIQEIDSGFVKNLEDPEKLLNLMKQLDKQRSTGEIHLWSFTSMCRFPIYEADFGWGKPTWVCSPSRPFRNVVVLMDASDGDGVEAWVNLKEEDMAIFEKDEELLSFCSG is encoded by the coding sequence ATGGAAAATACCAGCGTCGAGATCGTTTCGAACGACGTAATCAAGCCCTCTTCTCCAACGCCTCCATCCCTAACTTACCGGGAACTTTCATTGATCGATCAAATGGCGGCTCCCTCCTTAACGCCCGCCATTTTCTTCTATCGCCCTTCCAATCCCCAAAATCTTGCCCATCGATCTCTTAAACTTCGCCAGATTAGGGCTTCTCTCGCTCGAACTCTGACTAGCTTCAAACACTTGGCCGGAACCATGGCGGAGAGATTCTATGTCCATTGCAACGACGTTGGAGTGCAATTTTTGGAAGCGAAAGTCGATTGCCAGATTTCGGATCTCTTGGACAATCCTGAAATTGGCGTTTTGCGCCGATTGATGCCAAGTGCAGAATCGAGAAATGGAAGCGAGTTTCTGCTCGTTGTTCAGTTCAGTAGCTTCATCTGCGGCGGAGTAGCGGTGGCTGTTTGTCTCTCGCACAAGCTCGCTGACGGGGCTTCACTCGCGGCTTTTGTTAAAGCGTGGGCCGCCTACGCCAGAGGAGGTAACGAGTCTGTTTTGGAGCATAATTTTGATGCTGTGAAACTCTTCCCACCTAGAAAAATTCCAGGTTTCAAGCGAGAAATCCAGCCTTCAAAAGAGAAGATCTCGAGTAAGAGACTCGTGTTTACCAAATCTCACATAGCTGCCTTGAAAGAACTCGCTACCGGTGCTGGTGGTGGCTCCGTCGCGAATCCTCCATCGCGTGTGGTGGCTGTTTCAGCCTTCATCTGGCTACGCCTAATGGCTTTGGCTCGAAGGAGTCCAGTGAAGGCAAAGCTGTTTGGAGCGCTATATCCGGTGAACTTGCGAGCAAGGAGGGATCCGCCGTTGCCGGAAAATTCGTTTGGCAATGTATCCTGGTTTACAGTGGCAACAACACCTGTGGCGACGAATGAAGATCTACCTCTTCTGGCGGCCAAAGTAAGAACCGCCATACAAGAAATCGACTCTGGTTTTGTGAAAAACCTAGAAGATCCTGAAAAGTTGTTGAATCTGATGAAGCAATTGGACAAACAACGCTCCACCGGAGAGATCCATCTCTGGAGCTTCACGAGTATGTGTAGATTTCCCATTTATGAAGCTGATTTTGGATGGGGGAAGCCCACATGGGTTTGCAGTCCAAGCCGGCCTTTCCGAAACGTAGTCGTTTTAATGGATGCTTCTGATGGCGATGGCGTTGAAGCTTGGGTGAActtgaaggaagaagacaTGGCCATCTTCGAAAAGGACGAAGAGCTTCTTTCCTTTTGCTCAGGTTAG